The genomic window GGAGGACATCACCACGGGCGCCGCGTAGGAGTCGAAGACCAGGCGTGAGCCGGTGCCGGTGGCGAAGACGGCGTCGGCCTCGTCCGCGAGCGGCCCGAGCGCCAGGTCCGTGACCAGCGCCACCTTCAGCCCGGCCCCGTGGGCGACCCGCAGCGCGGTCAGCGTCTCCTGCGCGTGCCGGGGCATGGAGAACGCCAGCACCCAGGTGCCGCCCGCCTCCCGGGACTGCAGCAGGGCGTCGTAGGCGACCGTGCCGCCCTTCGTCACCAGCCGGACGTCGGGGTGTATACGGCGGGCGGCGTACGCGAAGTACTCGGCGAGCGCGCCGGAGATCCTCAGGCCGAGGACGGTCAGCGGTGCCGAACGGGACAGGGCGCGGCCGACCGCGATCACCTGGTCGGGGTCGGCGAAGTCGCGCCGCAGGTTCTCCAGGTTCTCGATCTCGGCGTCCACGGCGGCCTGGAGCTCGTTGCTGCGGTCGGCCGCGGGGGCGCCCGGGGCGCTGCCCAGGGTGGCGAGCGCGATGGCCTGGAGCCGCTCGCGCAGCGCGGGGTAGCCACTGAAGCCGACGGCCGCGGCGAACCGGGTCACCGAGGGCTGGCTCACGCCGACCCGCTCCGCGAGATCGGTGATCGACAGGAACGCGGCCTCGGTGATGTGCTCGATCAGGTACTGGGCGATCCGCCGTTGCCCGGGGGAGAGCCGGGGGCCGTCGAACAGTTCCCTGAGCCGGGACGTGGGCGACTGCTCGGTCTCCGGGGCGGTCCGCCCGGACGTGATCGCTGATGCCTGCGCACGTGCCTGCTGCGGCGATGGCACCCGCGCGCCTCCTTCGTCTCCCACGACCACTCAACATAGCCCACGGCCCGCGCGGTCCCGGGCGGGCCGGGCCACGCTCCCGGAGCGGAGGGCCGGGGGAGGGGCGGGCCTCGTCATCGGCGGGGCCTCGCGCGACCTGCGAGAACCCCGTTTCGGGCACACCATGGGGGTACCCGCCCCCTGTCGTCCACACCAGGGAGAACGCTCGTGACCCTGCCCCGTCTGCCCGTGTCCCAGGTCGACGTCGTGCTCTGCGACTGCTCCGCCCAGGACGCCGAACGCGTCTTCGCCTGTCTGCGCGCCCACTTCGAATCCGACCGGCGCCCCGACGATCCGCCGCACGAGACCGGCACCGATCGGCCGACGATGTGGACCGGCATGTACGACACGGCCGCCGTCCCCGTCGGTGCCGAGAAGCACCCCGAACCGCTGACCGCGCCCGTCACGGTCGACGTCCAGGGCAGCCCGCCCGCCGTACGGCTGCTGCGGGCGGCCCTGGAGGAGGAGTACACCGTGCATCAGGTGGGCGTGGACGCCGGTGACCAGGAGGTCCAGCTTCAGCTGCGGGTCGAGGGACCGCAGGGAAGCGGCTGATGACGGCCTTGGGGGTGGGGAGCGGCCGCGCGGCGCGCGGTTCGCTGACGGAGGGCGCGGCGCGGGCCGGACTGACCGCGCGCGGCGTCATCTATCTGCTGGTCGGGGCGCTGGCCCTGCAGATCGCCTTCGGTGGCAGCTCACAGGAGGCGGACCGTCACGGCGCGCTGGAGGAGATCGCGGAGAAGCCGCTGGGCTCCGTCATGCTGTGGGCCCTGGGCATCGGCCTCGTGGGCATGGCGTTGTGGCGTCTGTCGGAGGTCGTGTTCGGCGCGGCGGGGCCGGACGGCCGCAAGTGGACGAAGCGGCTCGCGTCCGCCGCGCGCTTCGTCTTCTACGTCTTCGTCGCCTACTCGGTGCTGACCTTCGCGGCGGACGAGGACAGTGGTGGGGGCGGGAGCGATGGGGGCGGCGGTTCCAGTGATCAGCAGTCCCGGGATGTGACGGCCGGGGTACTCGAACTCCCCGGCGGGCAATGGCTCATGGGCGCGGCGGGCGTCGGCGTGATCGTCGCGGGCGTGTGGATCGGCGTACGGGCCCTGATGCGCTCGTACCACAAGCACCTCCGGCTCGGCGAGATGTCCCGCCGGGCGCGCCGGGCCGTCGACGTGACCGGTGTGGTCGGCGGGGTCGCGCGCGGCCTGGTGTTCGCCGTGGCCGGCGTTTTCGCCGTGCGCGCCGCGATCGAGTACGAGCCGGACGAGGCCAAGGGCCTCGACGACACCCTCCGCTCCTTCGCCGACGCCCCGGCGGGCTCGGCTCTCCTGACGTGCGTCGCGGTCGGACTCGTGCTGTTCGGGCTGTTCTCCTTCGTCATGGCCCGCTGGCGCAGGGTGTGAGGCCGCCCCGGCCGGCGGACGAAGCGCCTCCGGCACGGGCGGACGAGGTGGCTCCGGCCGGGCGCGGTATTCGCTTACGGAAACAGTCGGTCGAGGAAGGCGTTCCCGTACACCCGGTGCGGATCGAGCCGCTCCAGGATCTCCACCGCCCCGTCCCATCCCGGCCCCTCGCCGTCGTCGAAGGACTCCGGTACGACGGTGCCGATGACCTCCTCGTCGCTCCAGGCGGCCTCGTCCGTGTAACCCCAGCCCTTGGACCACTCGACCCGGGTGAGGGCGTGGCCGCCGTCGTACGTCGTGAGGAGGAAGCGCTCCAGTTCCCGGAAGAACGCCTCGGCGTCCGGCGTCCCGGGCAGCGTCAGTACGTCCAGCCACACGGCCGTGTCCCACTCGGGCCGGTCGGCGCGCGGCCGCAGCGCCGACAGCAGCGGAGCGCGGGCGCCGGACACGCCGACGTCCGCCGGGTCGTCGAGGCCGGTCACCCGGATCTCGACCGAGCCGTTGACGGGGAAGCGCCCCTGGGCCGCGTACGCGGTGAGCCGCTTCCGGTAGAAGTCGGCGAACTCGGAGACCACGCGCTGCACCTGGTCCCGTGAGGTGAGCACCGCGTATCCGTTCGCCGTCACCCGCAGCGTCGTCGGCTTCAGATACAGCAGCGTGTTCTTCGACGGTCCCCAGATGTCCGCCGACAACGTGGCCGTCAGCCCCAGCGAGGCCGTGGTCAGCTGCGCGTTGCCCAGCACCGGCGCCAGATACCAGGCGCCGTCGGACACCATCCGCCCGACGAGGTCCGCCACGACGGTCGGCACGTTGTCCGAGAAGGGGTAGTTGTACGGCGAGGTCACGCGCCGGGAGGTGAGCGGGCGGGTCGGCTCGACGCTCCACACCTTGAACCAGGGGAAGTCGGTGAAGGCGAACCAGATCGCCTCCAGACGCCCCGCCTCGTCCAGGAAGCTCGCGAAGGTACGCCCGTCACTGCCCGGCGCGGCGAACAGCTCCCCGGCGGGGATGTCGGTCCGGCTCAGGCACCGCAGATCTGTGTCGGCCCCCACCCGCAGCACGAACTCGGTGACGAGCGCGCGCCCGACATGGGTGAGCAGTGCGGCACCGTCCGCGTCGTCCCGTGGATACGTCCGCAGCACGTACGCGGCTCTGTCGGCGTCCCACACCACCGCCGTCAGCGACAGGACGAGGTTGCTGAGCGAGCCGTAGGTGTGACCGGGCAGCCGGGTCTCCCCGGCGGCCGGTACGGCCGTGCCGTGGGCGTCGATGGCGAGGGCGCCGCCGATCGAGAGATCACCCGGCGCCGGGCAGGCCGTCACACCGAGCCCGTGGCCCTCCAGGAAGGTCAGCAGCCCTTCCAGGGTGGCGCCCGAGCCCACCCGGACGGCGGCGGGGTCGGTGGACTCCAGCGTCATGCCGGTGAGGTGCGTGGTCGTGTCGACCAGCAGCACGGGTGCGCCGGAGTCGGCGCCGGGGGTGATGGTCAGGGGTGACCAGCCGTGGGAGAGACCCCGGGCCCGGACCGTCCAGCCTTGCTGCCGGGCCCAGTTGACGACCGCCACCACCTGGTCCGCGTCGGCGGGCGCGCACGCCCACAACCCGGGCGCGGTGATCTCCCCGTCCCAGTTGCGGTACGCCGACCTGTACAGCTCGACGTCCGCCGGGAATCCGGGCAGGTCGGCCGCGGCGGCGGCCGGGTCCTGGCGGACGAACTGCGGAGTGAGGGCGAGCGTGGCGGCGCCGAGGAGGAAACCCCGGCGGGACGTTGCTGAAGAGTCGGTCACCGCAGTCACGCTAGGCGGGATATGGGCACAAGTGAGCGATCCGCCAAGGAGATTCACTCGTGTGAGTGAAGTGGCTGATGTTCGCGTATCGGCGTGCGGGACAAGGCGCCATCCAGGAAGGGGGACACAGACCTAGCCTGGAGGACGCCGTGCCCGAGAGCAGCGACAGCGCGGACCGAGGCCGCGACGAGACCGAGGCCGAGCGCGCCGACCGCCGCTGGAGTGAGCTCATCCAGGAGGTACGGGTCGCCCAGACCGGCGTGCAGATCCTGTTCGGCTTCCTGCTCACCGTCGTGTTCACGCCGCGCTACGAGCAACTGCCGCAGACCGAGAAGACCATCTACATCGTGACCGTCGTCCTCGGTGCCGCCGCCACCGGCGCCCTCATCGGCCCCGTCTCCTTCCATCGGCTCGTCTCCGGCCGCCGCATCAAACCGGCCGCCGTGCGCTGGGCGGCCAGACTGACCGTCGCGGGCCTGATCCTGCTCCTCGCGACGATGACGGCCGCGCTGCTGCTGATCCTGCGTGTGGCCACCCACGACGAGTACGTGCCATGGCTGGTGGCGTGTGTGCTCCTCTGGTACCTGTTGTGCTGGTTCGCGCTGCCGACATGGATCCGGGGCCGTCACACCAGGGAGTGACACCGCCAACCCGTCACCCGGCGAGTGGCGTCCCGCGATGGCGTGAATGGCGGTGTTGCCCCTGGGTCGTACGGTGCGCCAGCGTGCGGTGTCATGGACCGTGACCAGAGTCGTTCCCCCCTGTCCCTGACCCGCCGTCAACTCCTGGCCGCCACCGGGGCCGTCGCGGTCCTCGGCACCGCCGCACCCGCCGTCGCCCGGCCCCGCACACCCGGCTCCGCTCGCTCCCTGGCCTTCACCCGGGCCACCAACGGTTCGGCGACCCTCGCACCCGCCGGCGACACGCTGGTCGCCGAGATCCAGAGTGGCCTGTGGTCCCTGCCGCGCACCGGCGGCAAGGCGGCCCCCCTCACCCCGGCCGGCCTCGAACCCAACCGGCCCACGTACTCCCCGGACGGCGACCTCATCGCGTTCTGCGCCTACCAGGGCGGCGGCTTCCACCTGTGGACCATGCGCCCCGACGGCTCCGACCTGCGGCAGCGCACCGACGGCCCCTGGGACGACCGGGGCCCGTCCTGGTCGCCCGACGGCACCCGGCTCGCCTTCGGCTCCGAGCGCGGCGGCGACCCCGGCAATCCTTCCAACGGAAGCCCCTACCGCGTCCACGTCCTGGACCTCAGCACCGGTGACATCACCCGCGTCACCGGGCTCCGCGGCCAGGACGGGCCCCTCCAGGACGGCGCATGGGAGGACTTCGACCCCACCTGGTCGCCGGACGGCGCCCGACTGCTGTTCGTGCGCGCCAAGGTCGTCACCGCGAGCACCGGCCCGTCCGTCGAGTCCCGCACCGTGGCCGCCGTGGCCGCCGACGGCACCGGCCCGGTGGCCGTCGAACACACCGAGACCGCCGCCGCCCAGGTCATGACCCCCGCGGTCGCCCCCGACGGCCGCCTCGCGTACCTGCGCACCACCGCCTCCCCGAACGGCTCCTGCACCCTCGTCGTCGACGGAAGGCCCGTCCCGGTCGACGGCGACATCGCGCCCGTGCCGCCCCGCTGGACGGCGGCAGGCGAGCTGCTGCTCACGCTGGACGGCCGGTTCACGCTCGTACGGCCCGAAGAACCCGCGCGGCCGGAAGCGATCCCCTTCGAGGGGGTGCTCCCGGTGGACCGGCCGCGCTACCGGGTCAAGGAGTACGACCTCGGGGAGGCCCGCGTACGGCCCGTGCGGGGCATCCACCTGCCCGCGCTGTCGCCCGACGGCCGGAGCGTCGCCTTCGCCGCCCTCAACTCGCTGTGGCTTGCCGGTACTTCGGGCGGACGGCCGCCGAAGCGGCTCCGGAAGTCGCCACCGACCCGCTACCTCCTGGCGCCTTCCTGGGCACCCGACGGGAGGTCCCTCGTCTACGCCGACGACCGCGACGGACTCCTCGGCGTGTACCGGCACGATCTCGCCACCGGCGAGGAGACCGCCCTCGCCACCGGCGGCCGTGTCATGCCGGCCCTCTCGCCCGACGGGCGGCGACTGGCCGCCCTCGACATGACCGGACGGTTGGTCGTACGGGACCTGGACAGCGGCGAGGAACGCGTCCTCGCGGCGCCGCTCGGCGGGGGCGGGATCCCCGGCCGACCGAGCTGGTCGCCCGACGGCCGGTACCTCGCCCTGTGCGATCGCAACCGTCTTGGCGCCCGCTTCCGGGAGGGCTACAACCTGATCCGGATCGTCGACACCACGACCGGCGCCGACCGCCTGCACGCGGTCGCCCCCCACACCTCCATCGCCGACCGGTACGACTCCGGGCCCGTCTGGTCCCCCGACGGCCGCTGGATGGCCGTGATCGTCGAGTCCGCGCTGTGCCTGCTGCCCGTCGCCCCCGACGGCACCCCGCGCGGCGACCTCCGCACCCTCACCACCGAACCCGCCGACCATCCCACCTGGTCCGGCGACTCCCAGACCCTCCTCTACCAGTCCGGCACCCGGCTCCGCATCGTCGACGTCTCCGGCGACCACGCCCGAACCGTCCGCGTGCCCCTCGACCGCACCCGCCTCACACCCGCCGACACCGTCGTGCACGCCGGGCGCCTGTGGGACGGCACCGGCGAGACGGTCCGCGACGACGTCGACATCGTCGTACGCGACGGCCGCATCACCGCCGTGGAACCCCACCGGGGCAGCCGCAGGGCCACCCTCCGCCACGTCGACGCCTCCGCGCACACCGTGCTGCCCGGCCTGTGGGACACCCACACCCACCCCTGGCACAGCACCTACGGCAGCCGCCAGGCCACCGGACAGCTCACCTACGGCGTCACCACCGCCGTCTCCCTCGGCGGCTTCGCCTACGAACAGGTCCGCATCCGCGAGGAGGTGAACGCCGGCCGGCTCGCCGGACCCCGGCTGCTCACCACCGGGGAACTCCTCGACGGCGCCCGGGTCGCGTACAGCATGGGACGCGCCCACCGGACGAAGGCGGGACTGCGGCGTTCACTGGAGCGGGGTGCGGCGCTCGACTGGGACTTCGTCAAGACCTATGTGCGGGCGCCCGGTTGGGTGATGAGCGAGGCCGCGCGGTTCGCACACGAACGCCTCGGTGTACGCACCGGCGGCCACCTGCTCTCCCCGGGCGTACAGCTCGGCCAGGACCTGACGACCCATCTGCAGGCGACCCAGCGCGCGGAGTTCGGCCACGCCATCACCACCACCGGGCAGGCGTACCAGGACGTCGAGGAGATCTACACCGCGCGGGGCGTGGACTTCTCCCTCATCGCCACCCCGTTCACCGCCGCGCCCCTCCTGGGCGCGGACCCGTCCCTCGCCGACGATCCGCGCGTGACCGTCGTGATGGCCCCGTGGGACGCCGCCTTCGTGCAACAGGCCGCGGGCGTCCCCCCGACCCCCGCCCAACTCGCCGCGCTGCGCACCGAGACCGACATCTACCGGCGGATCCTCGGAGCCGGCGGCACCGTCGCCCTCGGCACCGACCAGCCGCTCGGCCCCGTCGGCCTCTTCCTCCACATCGCCCTGCGCGCCCTGCACGACGGCGGCCTCAGCCCCGCCGAGACCCTGCGCACGGCGACCGCCCTCCCGGCCCGGCTCTTCGGCCTCGGCGACGACCTCGGCACGGTCGAGACGGGCAAGCTCGCCGACCTGACCGTCGTCGACGGCGACCCCTTCACGGACTTCGCCGACCTCGTCCGTACGGTGTCGGTCCTCAGAGGGGGAACCCCTTACACCACCGAGGAGTTGGTGGCCGCGTACCGGCCCACGGCGCGGCGAGCGAAGGCCGCCGAGACGGAGGAGGACTGGCTGGAGATCGGGCGGCTGATGCGGCGGGACGGGTGCTGCCACGACGAGCACTGAGGGGGGCCGGACGTCCCTGACCCCTGACCCCTTACCCGGACCCCGGGCCCTCGGTCGACTGCCGGGGCCCGGAGGCGGGCTCTCCCGTGCCTAGTGGTCGGTGTCCTTGCCGATGAAGAGTTCCGCGAAGGTCGACGCGGCGGCGGGCGAGCCGAGGAGGCGGCGCAGCCGGGCGGTCGCGGCGCCCGCCCGGAACGCGTCGCCGGACGACGGCCCGTGCAGCAGCTCCGCCAGCCACTGTGAGAACTCCTGGTAGTGCCACACGCGGCGCAGACAGGCGTCCGAGTACCCGCGCAGCCCGCTGTCGTCGCCCTTGCCCAGGTGGGCGATCAGGGCGTCCGCGAGGAGCAGGGCGTCGTGCAGGGCGAGGTTCATGCCCTTGGCGGCGATGGGCGCGACGAGATGGGCGGCGTCGCCGGCGAGATGGAGGCGGCCGTACGTCATCGGCTCGGTGACGTAGTTGTGCATGTCGAGCACCCGCTTCTCGATCAGCGGGCCCTCGGTGAGGGGCCGGGTGCCGGGCACCGCCAGGCGGGTGTGCAACTCGGACCAGACCCGCTCGTCCGGCCAGTTCGCCGGGTCGTCGCCGGCGGGGACCTCCAGGTAGTAGCGGGTGATCTCGGGACTGCGTGCCATGTGCCCGGCGAAGCCGCGGGGGTGCACGCCGAGGATGACGCAGTCGGACGACGGGGGTGCCTCGGCGAGCAGCGCGAGCCAGCCGACGCCGTGGTCGTACCGGGCGACGGTGGTGTGCTCGTCGGGCAGCGCGGTCCGCGTGACACCGCGCGCGCCGTCGCAGCCGGCGATGAACTCACAGTGGAGCAGGTGTCGTTCACCGGTCTCCGGATCCGTGTACGACACGGACGGCTGCTCGCCGTCGATGTCGTGCGGCTCGACATCGCGCACGCCGAAGCGGATGTCACCGCCCCGTACGTCGGCGTACTCCCTGACCAGATCCGTCACGAGCAGTGGCTGCGGGTACACGTAATGGTGGTGCCCGGTGATCTCCGTGTACGGGAACCGCTGTCGTTCACCGGCGAAACGGAACTCGAACTCCGTGTGCACCGGTGCCCGTTCCACGATCCGGTCGGCCAGCCCGCGCCGCTCCAGCGCACGCACCGCCCACTCCTCCAGGAACCCGGCCCTCGGCCGCCGCTCGATGAACTCCCGGCTCTCGGTCTCCAGCACCACACAGTCCACGGCGGCGGCCCGCAAAATGTTGCCGACGGTCAGCCCGGCGGGTCCGGCGCCGACGATGACGACGGGGGTGCGCTCGTCCCACGAGGCGCTGGAGGGGGCGGCGGGGGTGGGGGTGGTCACGTGAGCATTATGCCGGGGCGTCGTGTGAGTGTCTTCAAGTGGCTTGCAGGGCAAGGCAGTTGAGGTCCCGGGACGCTGAAGTCGTCACAGCTCGAATCGTCGGGCCCACTGTGTGATGTCGGCCGTGGTCGCGTTGCCCCCGCACACCACGAGCCCCAGGCGGGCCCCGTCGCCGACCCGCTCCAGCACCTGCCGGGCGGCGGGCAGCAGGCAGCCGGCGGCGGGCTCCGTCCACACCTTGGCATGCTCGGCGAGGTCGAGGACGCCCTGGACCGCCTCGGCGTCCGAGACCACGACGACGTCCTCGACGAGGGCGGACACATGGTCGTACGTGAGCTGGGAGACGGCGGGCGCGCTGAGCGTGGTGACGATGGAGGAGAGGGAGACCGTCACCGGACCGCCCGCCGCGAGCGCCTCGGTCATGGTCGTGGCGCCGACGGTCTCCACACCCCAGACGCGGACACCCGGGCGCAGGGCCTTGAAGGCGGCGGCGACACCGGCGATGAGCCCGCCACCGCCGATGCTGACGAGCACGTCGGTGAGTGCGCCGGCGCCCCCGCCGTAGTCGTGGCCCGCGTCGTCGTTCGCGGCGTCTTCGGCGAACTCCAGGCCGACGGTGCCCTGACCGGCGATCACCACCGGGTCGTCGAACGGGTGGACGAGGGTGAGGCCCTCCGACCGCAACCGCTCGGCGAGCGCGAACGCCTCCGCCATTCCGTCGGTGAGCCGCAGCGACGCACCGGCCGCCTCGACGAGGTCGGCGGCCCGCCTCGGGGCGGTCCTCGACATCACCACGGTCGCCTTGATGTGCAGCGCGGCCGCCATCTGCGCCAGCGCGATGCCGTGATTGCCACCGCTGACCGCCACGACCCCGGCCGCCCGCTCGGCGTCCGTCAGTGTCAACAGCTTCGCGGTGGCGCCGCGGGCCTTGAACGAGCCGGTGCGCTGCAGCAGCTCCAGCTTCGTGGTGACTGGGACACCGAGGAGTGCGGACAGCCCGGGGCTCAGCATGGTCGGCGTCCGCACGACATGCCCGACGATCCTCGCGGCCGCCTCTTGGATCTCGGAGATCCCGATCAACACATCCACCCCGTTCACGATGGCCCGACGACGACCGGTCACTCCGGCCGACTGCCCGTCCGACCCTGATCGACCCGAGCCTTGACGTCAAGCAGGACTCCGTTCGCCCCCGAGGTCACCGCAGGGCTTCGGTCCAGTTCGGAGGTACGCGCCCCGCCGGCCCCGGCGCCGGCTGGTCGGCGGGGTGGCTGAAGGGCGGGGTGAGGTCGGGCCCCGACTCGTACATCTCGGAGGTCTCGTAGTTCCAGAACCAGGACTCGCCGGGCTCGTAGCTCTGCACGAAGGGGTGTCCGGTGGCGCCCGCGTGGGCCGTGGCGTGCTGCGCGGGGGAGGAGTCGCAGCAGCCGATGTGCCCGCACTGGGCGCAGCGTCGGAGGTGGAACCACCAGCCGCCGGCCGCGTCGCACTCCACGCATCCGTCGCCGCTCGGCGGGACGGCGGGATCGATTCCGGCAGGCAGGGTCATGACGTCTCCTCGGGCGCGTCGGGGGCATGGTCCAGGCCGTCGTCCGGCTCGTCGGCGAGCGTCAGGTCCAGATCGGCCGCGGGCGCCGTGAGCGGCAGGAAGACCTGGAAGCGGGTGTCGCCCGGGCGGGAGTGGACCTCGATGTGACCGTGGTGCTTGTTGACGACGATCCGCCAGGAGATGTCCAGACCGAGCCCGGTGCCCTGTCCGACCGGCTTGGTGGTGAAGAAAGGGTCGAAGATGCGGCCGCGGATGTCCGCCGGGATGCCCGGGCCCGTGTCGCGGAACTCGACGAGTACCTGGTCACGGTGGTCGAGGGCGGTCCGTACGGTCAGCGTGCCCGCGCCGCCCTTGTCGTTGATCGCCGAGACCGCGTTGTCGATCAGGTTCGTCCACACCTGGTTCAGCTCACCCGGATACGCGGGGATGCGCGGCAACGTACGGTCGTAGTCCTTCACCACCTCGATGCGGTCACCGATCTTCCCGGACAGCATCAGGAGGGTGCTGTCGAGGAGTTCGTGGACGTCGGCGTTCTGGTAGGGCGCGCGGTCGAGCTGCGAGTACTGCTTCGCCGCGTCGACGAGCTGCGTGACACGCGTCGTGGAGTCCTCGATCTCGTTCATCAACAGCTCTGTCTCGACGGTGTAGTTGAGCCAGCGGACCGCTCCTTCGAGGGTGTGCTCGTCCACGGCGGCCGCGACCTGGTCCAGCCAGTCGGTGCCGAGCCCGGCCTGGACGAAGTTCGGCGCCAGCTGCCAGCCGCCCGTGATGCCGTGGTCGTCGAGCCAGTCCGTCAGGTCGTCCTCCCGGTCGGAAGCCTCCAGCGGACTGAGCGGGGTCGCCTTGGCGACCTGCTCGGCGGTCCGCTCCTGGAGCTCGACCAGCGACTCCAGCATGGCGCGCTTGTGCGGCCCGGCGGCGATGGCCCCGAGCTTGTGCCGCATCCCGGCCACCCGCTCCCGCAGCGCGGAGGTGGCCCGTACGGCCGCCGCGGCGGGATTGTTGAGCTCATGCGTGAGCCCGGCGGACAACGAGCCGAGCGCCAGCAGGCGTTCGCGCTGGCCGATGGTCCGCTGAGTGTTCTGGCCGCCGAAGAACAGGCCCTCCAGCAGATGCACGGCCATGGGGAACCAGTCGCGCATGATCTGGGCGAAGGAGGCCGCGGGGAGAACGAAGAACCGCGAGGGGACCGTGACCCGCATGGAGCCGTTGTAGCGGGCCTGGTCCGCCTGGTCTCCGAGATACGCCTGGAAGGCGCCCGCGTACACCCCGACCTGGGAGCTGCGGCTGACCTCCACGTCGTCGTCGCCGACCTGCCGGGACAGCACGACCGTGCCTTCCAGGAGCACGAAGAAGCAGGTCGCCGGCTCGCCCTCCCGGTAGACGAAACCGGGTTCGAACCGCTCCACCCGGCCCTCCCGGCACAGCCGGTCCAACTGCTCGTCGTCCAGCTTCTCGAAGAGGAAAAGCCTGCCGAGTTCCGCCCGATCGCAGGGCGACGGCTGCCCGCTCACGACGACGCCCGTACGGTTGTCATGACTGCTCCAGATACCTGTGCACCAGCATCACGGCCATCGCTCCCTCTCCCACCGCGGACGCGACCCGCTTCGCGGAGTCCGACCGCGCGTCCCCGGCGACGAACACGCCGGGAACATTGGTCTCCAGGTGGTACGGCGGCCGGTCCAGCTCCCAGCCCGCCGGTGGCCCCCCGTCGCTGGTCATGTCGGGCCCGGCCACGATGAACCCGTGCTCGTCGCGGAGAACGGTCCCCTCCAGCCAGTCGGTGTGCGGCTCGGCCCCGATGAACACGAACAGCCACTGCGCGTCGACGAGTTCCTCGCGCCCGCTCGCCACGTCCTTGAGTGTCAGCTGCTCCAACTGGTTCGTGCCGTGCGCGGCCTCGACGACGGTGCCCGGGCGCACGAAGATGTTGGGCGCTTCGGCGAGCTGCTGGATCAGATAGTGGGACATGGACGCGGTGAGCGAGTCGCCCCGTACGAGAAGGGTCACCGACTTGGCGCCACGGGACAGGTACATCGCCGCCTGCCCGGCCGAGTTGGCGCCGCCCACGATGTACACGTCGTGTCCCTGGCAGCCGGCGGCCTCGGTGAGCGCGGAGCCGTAGAAGACGCCGCAGCCGGTGAGGTCCGCGCAGCCCGGCGCGGTGAGCTGTCGGTACGACACGCCGGTCGCCAGGATCACGCTGTGCGCGGCGACCGCCGAACCGTCGGAGAACCGGATGGTCCGCGCCGCCCCGTTCACCTCAAGGCCGCTCACCTCGCGCGCGGTGAGGATCTCCGCCCCGAACTTCGTGGCCTGCCGCCGGGCCCGGTCGGTGAGCTGGCCGCCGGACACCCCGTCGGGGAAGCCGAGGTAGTTCTCGATCCGTGAGCTCTGCCCGGCCTGCCCGCCCGTGGCCGACCGTTCGACGAGGAGTGTCCGCAGCCCCTCCGAGGCTCCATAGACGGCCGCGCCGAGCCCGGCCGGTCCGCCGCCGATGACGACCAGGTCGTAGAAGTCCTGGGCCGGCGTCGTCGCCAGTCCCACCCGCTCCGCCAGCTCCGGGTCCTCCGGCTCGACCAGCGGCGTACCGTCCGGGGTGACGACCAGCGGCAGCCGCTGCCCGTCCGCACCGGCCGCCGCGAGCAGCCGTCGCCCCTCCGGCTCGTCCGACGAGTACCAGCGGTACGGCACCTGGTTGCGCGCCAGGAACTCCCGTACGCC from Streptomyces sp. DSM 40750 includes these protein-coding regions:
- a CDS encoding FAD-dependent oxidoreductase encodes the protein MTQAVGPARNVILTVDDDPGVSRAVARDLRRRYGESYRIVRAESGEAALEALRELKLRGDQVAVVLADYRMPQMNGIEFLEQALDVYPGARRILLTAYADTNAAIDAINVIDLDHYLLKPWDPPEEKLYPVVDDLLQAWRAADRTCVGTTKVVGHRWSARSSGVREFLARNQVPYRWYSSDEPEGRRLLAAAGADGQRLPLVVTPDGTPLVEPEDPELAERVGLATTPAQDFYDLVVIGGGPAGLGAAVYGASEGLRTLLVERSATGGQAGQSSRIENYLGFPDGVSGGQLTDRARRQATKFGAEILTAREVSGLEVNGAARTIRFSDGSAVAAHSVILATGVSYRQLTAPGCADLTGCGVFYGSALTEAAGCQGHDVYIVGGANSAGQAAMYLSRGAKSVTLLVRGDSLTASMSHYLIQQLAEAPNIFVRPGTVVEAAHGTNQLEQLTLKDVASGREELVDAQWLFVFIGAEPHTDWLEGTVLRDEHGFIVAGPDMTSDGGPPAGWELDRPPYHLETNVPGVFVAGDARSDSAKRVASAVGEGAMAVMLVHRYLEQS
- a CDS encoding ATP-binding protein, with the protein product MSGQPSPCDRAELGRLFLFEKLDDEQLDRLCREGRVERFEPGFVYREGEPATCFFVLLEGTVVLSRQVGDDDVEVSRSSQVGVYAGAFQAYLGDQADQARYNGSMRVTVPSRFFVLPAASFAQIMRDWFPMAVHLLEGLFFGGQNTQRTIGQRERLLALGSLSAGLTHELNNPAAAAVRATSALRERVAGMRHKLGAIAAGPHKRAMLESLVELQERTAEQVAKATPLSPLEASDREDDLTDWLDDHGITGGWQLAPNFVQAGLGTDWLDQVAAAVDEHTLEGAVRWLNYTVETELLMNEIEDSTTRVTQLVDAAKQYSQLDRAPYQNADVHELLDSTLLMLSGKIGDRIEVVKDYDRTLPRIPAYPGELNQVWTNLIDNAVSAINDKGGAGTLTVRTALDHRDQVLVEFRDTGPGIPADIRGRIFDPFFTTKPVGQGTGLGLDISWRIVVNKHHGHIEVHSRPGDTRFQVFLPLTAPAADLDLTLADEPDDGLDHAPDAPEETS